One genomic region from Candidatus Nomurabacteria bacterium encodes:
- a CDS encoding leucine--tRNA ligase — protein MQRYNPKEIEPKWQKIWDDKQIYKADLNSSKHKYIAMSMFNYPSGAGIHIGHAMNYTISDVMARYKRQKGYESYHPVGWDAFGLPAENYAIKTGISPQESMKQIIPSYHKQYKAMGWSNDWSKEIATHEPTYYKWTQWIFAQMYKNDLAYQEARMQWWCTKCQTVLANEQVIDGKCWRHDGADDPIVEKKEVKQWFFKITDYADELLEATDALDWSEVVKTAQKNWIGKSKGAEVDFLLHKVSNPHAQMARSYIMGQQNITEDDIFEIGGTVDNRTEAGHLCVEFPVSKADDFERLITDNMETGFWNEYLTNEKVVFIFKHKDGYIERFEFNDSNASQICALGNKFNNLPEPAPNETPWQWLANNSWYSSIVPKVRVFTTRPDTIFGATFLVLAPEHELVEQLTTKEQKVKVDDYIKQATKKTEVERQASKEKTGVFTGSYAINPASGEKIPVWVADYVLVGYGTGAIMAVPAHDERDREFAQDHELPLVQVVDIGEVDDATAEGVMINSGKYDGMSSAEAREKIIADLEKQGLAKEKTTFKIRDWSVSRQRYWGAPIPIINCEKCGQVLVPDEDLPVVLPELDDYAPSGDGRSALARATDWLEVDCPKCGGKGERETDTLDTYICSSWYYLRYFDPANKTKVFDSSIVNKWMPIDFYNGGDHATAHMIYARFITRFFHKIGLLDNPEPFKKFLFNGKVMASDGQMFSKSKGNGVDPLEIINQGYGADALRTYLMFAAPLDLWIRWDPQGVPGAYRFLNRVWNLSQEFIEAKEEGDRNNRALKIIHPAIKKVTEDLEDQKYNTAIASMMKATNQLYEVKAKYGVKKNGDWQMAIESLAMLIAPFAPHTADEIWNQLGHQDSINIDHWPEWDDSFMVQDVVDVVVQVNGKLRGKVQISSGSSQDEVITLVHADSKLMQYIGAEVKKVVYVPDRLVNFVV, from the coding sequence ATGCAACGCTATAATCCAAAAGAAATTGAACCCAAGTGGCAAAAAATTTGGGATGATAAACAAATTTATAAAGCCGATCTTAATAGTAGCAAACATAAGTACATTGCTATGAGCATGTTTAATTACCCCAGTGGGGCGGGTATTCACATTGGCCATGCCATGAATTACACGATTAGCGATGTTATGGCGCGGTATAAACGTCAGAAAGGTTATGAAAGCTATCATCCAGTTGGCTGGGATGCTTTTGGTTTGCCGGCCGAGAATTACGCCATCAAAACCGGTATTAGTCCACAGGAATCAATGAAGCAGATTATCCCAAGCTATCACAAGCAGTACAAAGCTATGGGCTGGAGTAACGACTGGAGTAAAGAGATTGCCACGCACGAGCCTACTTACTACAAGTGGACACAGTGGATTTTTGCACAGATGTACAAAAACGACCTCGCTTATCAAGAAGCACGCATGCAATGGTGGTGTACCAAGTGCCAGACAGTCCTTGCTAACGAACAAGTGATTGACGGAAAATGTTGGCGCCACGATGGAGCCGATGACCCGATTGTCGAGAAAAAGGAGGTCAAGCAGTGGTTCTTCAAGATTACCGACTATGCCGATGAACTGCTTGAGGCAACCGATGCACTTGATTGGTCAGAAGTAGTAAAAACAGCTCAGAAAAACTGGATTGGCAAAAGTAAAGGTGCCGAGGTTGATTTCTTGCTACATAAGGTTTCTAACCCACATGCCCAAATGGCTCGAAGCTATATCATGGGTCAGCAAAATATCACCGAAGATGACATATTTGAGATTGGCGGTACAGTGGATAATCGAACAGAAGCAGGACATCTATGTGTTGAGTTTCCCGTGTCAAAAGCAGATGATTTTGAGCGTCTAATAACAGACAATATGGAGACGGGCTTCTGGAATGAGTATCTGACAAACGAAAAAGTCGTATTCATTTTCAAACATAAAGACGGTTATATCGAAAGATTTGAATTCAACGATAGTAACGCAAGTCAGATTTGTGCGCTTGGCAATAAGTTCAATAACCTTCCAGAGCCAGCTCCCAATGAGACTCCATGGCAATGGTTAGCAAACAATAGTTGGTATAGCTCTATAGTGCCCAAAGTCAGGGTTTTCACAACTCGGCCGGATACAATCTTTGGGGCAACTTTCTTGGTTTTGGCACCAGAGCATGAGCTTGTAGAGCAACTTACTACAAAAGAGCAAAAAGTCAAAGTAGATGATTACATAAAACAGGCCACCAAAAAGACAGAAGTTGAACGCCAGGCCAGCAAGGAAAAAACAGGCGTCTTTACAGGTTCTTACGCTATTAATCCAGCAAGTGGCGAGAAGATCCCCGTTTGGGTGGCAGATTATGTGTTGGTTGGCTACGGCACTGGGGCAATTATGGCGGTTCCTGCCCACGACGAACGCGATAGAGAATTTGCCCAGGATCACGAACTTCCTCTTGTCCAGGTAGTAGACATCGGTGAAGTAGATGATGCTACGGCTGAGGGTGTGATGATTAACTCTGGTAAGTATGATGGGATGAGTTCTGCTGAGGCGCGGGAAAAGATTATTGCCGACCTAGAGAAGCAGGGTCTAGCAAAAGAAAAGACAACCTTTAAAATTCGTGATTGGAGTGTCAGTCGTCAACGTTACTGGGGTGCACCGATACCGATTATCAATTGCGAGAAGTGTGGGCAAGTACTTGTCCCAGACGAAGATTTGCCAGTAGTTTTGCCGGAGCTCGATGACTATGCACCGAGCGGTGATGGTCGCAGTGCTCTGGCCAGGGCAACAGATTGGCTTGAAGTTGATTGTCCAAAATGTGGCGGAAAGGGCGAGCGGGAAACCGATACACTTGATACTTACATTTGTAGTAGCTGGTACTACTTACGATACTTTGATCCAGCGAACAAAACCAAAGTCTTCGATAGCTCCATAGTTAATAAATGGATGCCGATTGATTTTTACAATGGTGGTGATCATGCTACCGCACATATGATCTATGCTCGTTTTATAACAAGATTTTTCCATAAAATTGGACTTTTAGATAATCCCGAACCATTCAAGAAGTTTTTGTTTAATGGTAAAGTCATGGCTAGTGATGGTCAAATGTTTAGTAAGTCAAAGGGCAACGGAGTTGATCCCCTTGAAATTATTAACCAAGGTTATGGTGCAGATGCGCTTAGAACATACCTAATGTTTGCGGCGCCATTAGATCTTTGGATTCGCTGGGATCCACAAGGGGTGCCAGGCGCATACCGCTTTTTGAATAGGGTATGGAATCTTTCCCAAGAATTTATTGAGGCAAAAGAAGAGGGTGACCGAAATAATCGAGCTCTTAAAATTATTCACCCTGCAATCAAAAAGGTAACAGAAGATTTAGAAGATCAAAAGTACAATACTGCAATAGCTTCAATGATGAAAGCAACCAACCAGTTATATGAAGTGAAGGCAAAATATGGTGTAAAAAAGAACGGTGATTGGCAGATGGCAATTGAGTCTTTGGCGATGCTTATCGCGCCTTTTGCCCCCCATACTGCTGATGAAATCTGGAATCAGTTAGGACATCAAGATAGTATTAATATTGATCATTGGCCGGAGTGGGACGATAGCTTTATGGTCCAAGATGTAGTTGATGTAGTTGTCCAAGTAAACGGTAAATTACGTGGCAAGGTTCAGATAAGTTCAGGCAGTTCTCAGGATGAGGTTATAACCTTAGTACATGCCGATAGTAAGCTTATGCAGTATATCGGTGCAGAGGTGAAAAAAGTTGTTTACGTGCCAGATAGGCTTGTTAATTTTGTAGTCTGA
- the nusB gene encoding transcription antitermination factor NusB, producing the protein MASNRHLGRIIALQTLYERDFRADCGDKSLKLSEILDRNINRYSSTVDDVDFVRVLVNGVEEQGQYIDSLLQPIAPDWPLDQIARVDRIILRLGAYELLFQEDAVPSRVSINEAVELAKSFGGENSSKFINGVLGTLIKQKEADTLPKNK; encoded by the coding sequence ATGGCTTCGAACCGTCACCTTGGCCGAATAATCGCTCTGCAAACCCTATATGAACGGGATTTTCGCGCTGATTGTGGTGATAAGTCACTCAAATTGAGTGAAATACTAGACAGGAATATCAATCGCTACAGCAGTACGGTTGACGACGTTGATTTTGTCAGGGTTTTGGTTAACGGCGTCGAAGAGCAAGGTCAGTATATAGACAGCCTGCTGCAACCAATTGCACCAGATTGGCCATTGGATCAGATTGCTCGTGTTGATCGAATAATCTTGCGTCTTGGCGCATACGAGTTACTGTTTCAGGAAGATGCTGTACCATCAAGGGTGTCGATAAACGAAGCTGTAGAACTTGCTAAATCCTTTGGAGGGGAGAACTCCTCAAAGTTCATCAATGGCGTATTAGGTACGCTCATTAAACAAAAAGAAGCAGATACTTTACCCAAAAATAAGTAA
- a CDS encoding NUDIX domain-containing protein has translation MKRPKPFEGFKKFVHTRRKPVIKEVLREPTAGGIVYRKESGNVEILLIQDAKDRWTIPKGHIEEGEQAKDTAEREIQEETGLKKVRVLDWLGKINFRYRRQQSLVLMTTDIFLVEAQGDTNALKPEDWMNGIKWFSTQEALDKIEYEDIEKIILLGLNKIRKAT, from the coding sequence ATGAAACGACCAAAGCCATTTGAAGGTTTTAAAAAATTTGTACATACACGCAGAAAACCGGTTATCAAAGAGGTTCTTAGGGAACCAACAGCCGGGGGTATTGTTTATCGTAAAGAATCCGGTAATGTAGAAATACTATTAATACAAGATGCCAAAGATCGTTGGACAATCCCTAAGGGACATATTGAAGAAGGTGAACAAGCTAAAGATACCGCCGAACGAGAAATTCAAGAAGAAACAGGGCTAAAGAAAGTACGAGTCCTTGATTGGTTAGGGAAGATAAACTTTAGGTATCGTCGCCAACAGAGTTTAGTATTGATGACTACCGATATATTTTTAGTTGAGGCTCAAGGTGATACAAACGCATTAAAGCCAGAAGATTGGATGAATGGTATTAAGTGGTTTTCAACACAAGAAGCATTGGATAAGATTGAGTATGAGGATATTGAGAAAATAATTCTTTTAGGATTAAATAAAATCAGAAAGGCTACCTAA
- the rnc gene encoding ribonuclease III, with protein sequence MQDTAKFVDFAKSKLKVEFNDIELLITALTHRSYVNEHRKTAKVHNERLEFLGDAVLELVVTEFLYKNHQEPEGILTNWRSALVRTESISEAAKNNDFEPLLRLSRGEKHGTDRARAQILANSYEAVIGAIYLDQGYNVAKEFIDRTLIVTFDDILKSGSWMDPKSHFQEKAQSEEAFTPVYKVLEEDGPDHDKTFVVGVFVGDELRGKGKGPSKQSAQQQAAQNALKYYENK encoded by the coding sequence ATGCAAGATACCGCCAAATTTGTTGATTTCGCTAAAAGTAAACTAAAAGTTGAGTTTAATGATATAGAGCTTCTGATTACGGCACTAACCCATAGGTCTTACGTAAATGAACATCGCAAAACGGCTAAAGTTCATAATGAACGTCTTGAATTTTTGGGTGATGCAGTATTGGAGTTGGTGGTAACCGAGTTTTTGTACAAAAATCATCAAGAACCCGAAGGTATATTAACAAATTGGCGAAGCGCTTTAGTTAGGACGGAGAGTATTAGCGAAGCTGCAAAAAATAATGATTTTGAACCCTTATTGAGGTTGAGTCGTGGCGAAAAGCATGGGACTGATCGTGCGCGAGCACAGATTTTAGCTAATTCATACGAGGCTGTGATTGGCGCAATCTATCTTGATCAAGGATATAATGTTGCAAAGGAATTTATAGACAGAACTTTAATCGTAACATTCGATGATATTTTAAAATCAGGCTCATGGATGGATCCAAAATCACACTTTCAAGAAAAAGCTCAAAGTGAAGAAGCATTTACTCCAGTATATAAAGTTCTTGAAGAGGATGGACCAGATCATGATAAAACCTTTGTTGTGGGAGTATTTGTTGGGGATGAACTGCGTGGCAAGGGAAAGGGGCCAAGCAAGCAGTCTGCTCAACAGCAAGCCGCTCAAAATGCCCTAAAGTATTACGAAAACAAGTAG
- the rpsP gene encoding 30S ribosomal protein S16 codes for MLVIRLQRTGRKGHAQFRVVVQDSRRTPTSGRVVAKIGHYDPHTKQIVINKEQAQYYLDHGAQPTDRVALLLKKEGVKLPKWVTLPAKQEGKIRNPEKLRKNQPKEETAPEQPKEDTEDATVSDSESTESEQAEA; via the coding sequence ATGCTCGTTATACGTTTACAGCGTACTGGCCGAAAAGGTCACGCACAATTCCGTGTGGTCGTTCAAGATTCACGCAGGACCCCAACAAGTGGACGCGTAGTAGCCAAGATTGGTCACTATGATCCACACACAAAACAAATAGTTATTAATAAAGAACAAGCGCAGTATTATCTGGATCATGGTGCTCAGCCAACAGATAGAGTTGCATTACTTCTAAAGAAAGAAGGGGTTAAGTTACCTAAGTGGGTAACTTTACCAGCCAAGCAAGAAGGCAAAATTCGTAATCCAGAAAAGTTGCGTAAAAATCAACCAAAAGAAGAGACTGCACCCGAACAACCTAAAGAGGATACAGAAGATGCCACTGTATCTGATAGCGAGTCGACCGAATCCGAACAAGCTGAAGCATAA
- a CDS encoding KH domain-containing protein: MSTIDQQFVEYIVKSVVGNPDAVVVERTVDERGVLLELTVAPEDLGRVIGKRGSGAQALRTLLRALGTKNDARYNLKIVDDGQSASDVKSGVQESEEPTNNTTDSSDTEEENSRVAQTRKELEDLDDLDI, from the coding sequence ATGAGTACCATCGACCAGCAATTTGTTGAATATATCGTAAAATCTGTGGTTGGAAACCCTGACGCAGTTGTAGTTGAGCGAACTGTGGATGAACGGGGGGTTTTATTGGAGCTTACTGTGGCACCCGAAGATTTGGGGCGCGTTATTGGCAAAAGGGGTTCTGGCGCACAGGCGCTTCGTACTTTGCTCAGAGCTTTAGGAACAAAGAACGACGCTCGATACAATCTTAAGATTGTTGACGACGGACAATCAGCATCTGATGTAAAGTCTGGTGTTCAAGAATCCGAAGAGCCAACAAATAACACTACTGATTCATCAGATACTGAAGAAGAAAACTCAAGGGTTGCACAGACTCGAAAAGAGCTCGAAGATCTTGACGACCTTGACATCTAA